The window TCGGCCCGTCGCCACCTCGCGCAGTTCCAGCCACTCGCGGCCCTGCACGTCCACGCCGGTGCGCCGGACGAGGACACGGGTGCCGTCCGCGCTGAAGCCGATCACGCCGTTCGTCCCGGCGAGGTAGGGGGGCGGGGGGGCCTCCTGGCCGTCCGGCAGCAGGACGAGCCGCCCGCGCGAGGCGAGCAGGCCCCGGCTGTCGGGGGTAAAGAGGCCGTAGCCCACCCCGCGCAGGGTGGCGCGCAACTCGCCGCTGCGGGCGTCGAAGATGCGGGTGCGCGTCTGGGCGCGGAAGATCGGGGCGAAGAGGCGACTGTCGGGGCTGAACTCCAGGCGGGCGGGCTCATAGCCGGTCTCGCTCGGCACGGTCGTGACCCGGCGCCCGGTGGCCCACTCCCACAGTTGCGCGTAGCCGCTGCGGTTGCCCGCCGCCAGCCGCGTCCCGTCCGGGCTGAACTCCAGCGAGAGGGTGCCCGTCAGGCCGCCCGCACTGATCACCTTCTGGAAGCCGCCCCCCGTGGTCGGGTAGGTGCTCAGAATGCCCACCCGCCCCACCTTGGTGAAGGGGTCGGGCGTCAGGGCCACCGCGAGCCATTTCCCGTCCGCGCTGAGGGCCGGGGACACGTCGAGCCGCACCTCGGGCGGCAGGAAGACCTCGCGGCGGGCCTCCCCCGTCGTCGGGTCGAGCAGCCGGACATGCGAGCTGAAGCGGCCCCGCACGGCGACCACCCCGGTCACGGCGCCGCCGGGCTGTCCCGGCAGGGCCTGCGGGGCGACCCCCACGAGCACCAGGGGGTCGGGCGGCACCCGCGTCTCGCTGGCCGTACTCTGCGCCGCGAGGGCGAGGGCGGGGGCAAGGGCGCTCAGCGCCAGCAGGGACAACGCCAGCCGGGTGGCGGTGGGTTTGCGTGTCACGCCCCCAGGCTAGCGGGTCCGCCGCCTCCCCTTCCTGACGGGGCGGATAAAGCCTCACTCATGCTGCTTCTTTCAGAAATTTCTGAAAAGAGCGTACACTCTGAATATGGAGGAGCGGGGGCTCTTTATCGAACGGACCGGGGTG is drawn from Deinococcus aerius and contains these coding sequences:
- a CDS encoding WD40 repeat domain-containing protein; amino-acid sequence: MTRKPTATRLALSLLALSALAPALALAAQSTASETRVPPDPLVLVGVAPQALPGQPGGAVTGVVAVRGRFSSHVRLLDPTTGEARREVFLPPEVRLDVSPALSADGKWLAVALTPDPFTKVGRVGILSTYPTTGGGFQKVISAGGLTGTLSLEFSPDGTRLAAGNRSGYAQLWEWATGRRVTTVPSETGYEPARLEFSPDSRLFAPIFRAQTRTRIFDARSGELRATLRGVGYGLFTPDSRGLLASRGRLVLLPDGQEAPPPPYLAGTNGVIGFSADGTRVLVRRTGVDVQGREWLELREVATGRTLGALTRVWDGWPEALSPDGTTLIGGDGEGGIRLLPLAPR